In Sphingopyxis sp. CCNWLW2, a single window of DNA contains:
- a CDS encoding ABC transporter permease, with translation MAEQDWKTNKGVFAAVSLPTLFWIILFFLVPMAIVWLYSFGENKGLTEIDISGTLDNYKRATEWLYLTIFGKSFAVAALVTLICLIIGFPVAMAITFASEKWRPWLLLGIMLPFWTNLLIRTYALMMLLGTQGFANKGLGALWEGTSWIKTLVGLQPLPTWEPVQLLFNNFAVVFGLVYVHLPFMVLPLYAALDRLDRSLIEASLDLGAGHFRTIMRIVVPLAAPGIVAGVMITLIPALGAYLTPDLMGGTDSQMIANVIERQFKKANDWPFGAALSFLLIYAMFALIAIQSMRKKVPEVR, from the coding sequence GTGGCCGAACAGGACTGGAAAACGAACAAGGGGGTTTTTGCGGCGGTATCGCTGCCGACGCTGTTCTGGATCATCCTCTTCTTCCTCGTCCCCATGGCGATCGTCTGGCTCTACAGCTTCGGCGAAAACAAGGGGCTGACCGAAATCGACATTTCGGGCACGCTCGACAATTATAAGCGCGCGACCGAGTGGCTGTACCTGACCATTTTCGGCAAGAGCTTCGCGGTCGCGGCGCTCGTCACGCTGATCTGCCTGATCATCGGCTTTCCTGTCGCGATGGCAATCACCTTTGCCAGCGAGAAATGGCGGCCGTGGCTGCTGCTCGGCATCATGCTGCCCTTCTGGACCAATTTGCTCATCCGTACCTATGCGCTGATGATGCTTCTCGGCACGCAGGGCTTCGCCAACAAAGGGCTTGGGGCGCTGTGGGAGGGAACGAGCTGGATCAAAACGCTGGTCGGGCTCCAGCCGCTCCCGACATGGGAGCCGGTGCAGCTGCTCTTCAATAATTTCGCGGTCGTCTTCGGGCTTGTCTACGTCCACCTGCCCTTCATGGTCCTGCCGCTCTACGCCGCGCTCGACCGGCTCGACCGCAGCCTGATCGAGGCGAGCCTCGACCTCGGCGCGGGGCATTTCCGCACGATCATGCGCATCGTCGTGCCGCTCGCCGCGCCGGGCATCGTCGCAGGGGTAATGATCACTTTGATCCCCGCGCTCGGCGCTTATCTCACGCCCGATCTGATGGGCGGGACCGACAGCCAGATGATCGCCAACGTCATCGAACGCCAGTTCAAGAAAGCGAACGACTGGCCCTTCGGCGCCGCGCTCTCCTTCTTGCTGATATACGCAATGTTCGCGCTGATCGCGATCCAGTCGATGCGCAAAAAAGTGCCCGAGGTCCGCTGA
- a CDS encoding glutamine synthetase family protein: protein MSKSSGVIAPRSEAEAFFKANPEVDSVEMIYTDFGGVPRGKRLRQHEVLAVYESGRMFPGSITVVDITGQDTVETGLVWEDGDADRSMKPIPGTLVRTPWGGDNAAQFLVDFYELDGTPHDLDPRHVLGGVIDRITADGLTPVLAVELEFYLVDPRRARDGAIRPARPGYSRDTPRNVEVYGLRELDDFRPFFDALYAATDVQDLPLESAISEFAPGQFELTLRHKPDALRACDDAIMYKRLVKAIAQQHGLEATFMAKPFAEQAGSGMHIHVSVNDASGANIFASDDPEGTPALRHAIGGMIGSVGDAFALFAPHANSYRRFKANSYAPVAPTWGVNNRTVSFRIPAGPPPSRHVEHRACGADANPYLAVAAVLAGMHHGMTNKIDPGTAVVGNGYDRDNSGDDKPPSNWFAAVDRFHASKLMRDYLGTRFVDMFSIVKRVEQDRYFGVVPTLDYDWYLRNA, encoded by the coding sequence ATGTCGAAGTCATCGGGCGTGATCGCGCCGCGTTCGGAGGCGGAAGCCTTTTTCAAGGCGAACCCCGAGGTCGATTCGGTCGAGATGATCTACACCGACTTCGGCGGCGTGCCGCGCGGTAAGCGGCTGCGCCAGCATGAGGTTCTCGCCGTGTATGAGAGCGGGCGCATGTTCCCCGGCTCGATCACGGTTGTCGACATCACCGGGCAGGACACGGTCGAAACCGGCCTCGTCTGGGAGGATGGCGACGCCGATCGCTCGATGAAGCCGATCCCCGGCACCCTCGTCCGTACCCCGTGGGGCGGCGACAACGCCGCGCAATTTCTCGTCGATTTCTACGAGCTCGACGGCACGCCGCACGATCTCGACCCGCGCCATGTGCTCGGCGGCGTGATCGACCGCATTACCGCCGACGGGCTGACCCCGGTGCTCGCAGTCGAGCTCGAATTTTACCTCGTCGACCCGCGCCGCGCCCGCGATGGCGCCATCCGGCCCGCCCGCCCCGGCTACAGCCGCGATACGCCGCGCAATGTCGAGGTTTACGGTCTGCGCGAACTCGACGATTTCCGTCCCTTTTTCGACGCGCTCTACGCCGCGACCGACGTGCAGGATCTCCCGCTCGAAAGTGCCATCTCCGAATTCGCGCCCGGCCAGTTCGAACTGACATTGCGCCACAAGCCCGATGCCTTGCGCGCCTGCGACGATGCGATCATGTACAAGCGGCTCGTCAAGGCGATCGCCCAGCAACACGGCCTCGAGGCTACGTTCATGGCCAAGCCGTTTGCCGAACAAGCGGGCAGCGGCATGCACATCCACGTCTCGGTTAACGATGCCAGCGGCGCCAATATCTTTGCCAGCGACGATCCCGAAGGCACTCCCGCGCTGCGCCACGCGATCGGCGGCATGATCGGCAGCGTCGGCGACGCGTTTGCGCTCTTCGCGCCGCACGCGAACAGCTATCGGCGCTTCAAGGCGAACAGCTATGCTCCCGTCGCGCCGACCTGGGGCGTCAACAACCGCACCGTGTCCTTCCGCATCCCCGCAGGCCCACCACCGAGCCGCCATGTCGAGCATCGCGCGTGCGGCGCCGATGCGAACCCCTATCTTGCGGTCGCGGCGGTTCTCGCGGGCATGCACCACGGCATGACGAACAAGATCGATCCCGGCACGGCGGTCGTCGGCAACGGCTACGACCGCGACAACAGCGGCGACGACAAGCCGCCGTCGAACTGGTTCGCCGCGGTCGACCGTTTCCACGCATCGAAGCTGATGCGCGACTATCTCGGCACCCGTTTCGTCGACATGTTCAGCATCGTGAAGCGCGTCGAGCAGGATCGCTATTTCGGCGTCGTCCCGACGCTCGATTACGATTGGTATCTACGCAACGCATGA
- a CDS encoding ABC transporter substrate-binding protein has product MDPFELIKQTRGRRSLLQAMGVAAIGISFGGLAACSKEGGKKLSNGEEAKLNFYNWDTYIGENTLDNFKEATGVDVTMDLFDSNDVLFAKFKAGNPGYDVIVPSNDFVERMHKAGMLLPLDHAQIPNKKNIDPAYINVEYDLQRKYSMPYTWLALGIGYRKSKVSAKPDSWKILFDSPEYAGRIAWLSEAGDMFRLYGKYLGKSVNALTPADIATIEKMMIKQKPNVKKFHEDDGQDLLLKGDVDVVLEYNGDIAQAMVEDADIDFVVPKEGSQLNSDNLCIPKGAPHPKNAHAFINYILDANVDKEITETILYPTPNAAAKALMPDSYKNNPVIFPPPEALAKCEYARFNPELQPLYEEAFTRVRAA; this is encoded by the coding sequence ATGGATCCGTTCGAACTGATCAAGCAAACCCGCGGGCGCCGCTCGCTTCTGCAAGCGATGGGAGTCGCGGCAATCGGCATCAGCTTCGGCGGTCTCGCGGCGTGCAGCAAGGAGGGCGGCAAGAAGCTCTCGAACGGCGAGGAAGCCAAGCTCAACTTCTACAATTGGGACACCTATATCGGCGAGAATACGCTCGACAATTTCAAGGAAGCGACGGGCGTCGACGTCACGATGGACCTGTTCGACAGCAACGACGTGCTGTTCGCGAAATTCAAGGCCGGCAACCCCGGTTATGACGTGATCGTGCCGTCGAACGACTTCGTCGAGCGGATGCACAAGGCGGGCATGCTGCTGCCGCTCGACCATGCGCAAATTCCGAACAAGAAGAATATCGACCCGGCCTATATCAACGTCGAATATGACCTGCAGCGCAAATATTCGATGCCCTACACCTGGCTCGCGCTCGGGATCGGCTATCGCAAGTCGAAAGTGTCGGCAAAGCCCGACAGCTGGAAGATACTGTTCGACAGCCCCGAATATGCCGGCCGCATCGCTTGGTTGTCGGAGGCCGGCGACATGTTCCGTCTCTATGGTAAATATCTCGGCAAATCGGTCAATGCGCTGACCCCCGCGGACATCGCGACGATCGAGAAGATGATGATCAAGCAAAAGCCCAATGTGAAGAAGTTCCACGAGGATGACGGACAGGACCTGTTGCTGAAGGGAGACGTCGACGTCGTGCTCGAATATAATGGCGACATCGCGCAGGCGATGGTCGAGGACGCCGACATCGACTTCGTCGTGCCCAAAGAAGGCAGCCAGCTCAATTCGGACAATCTGTGCATCCCGAAGGGGGCGCCGCATCCGAAGAACGCCCACGCCTTCATCAACTATATCCTCGACGCCAACGTCGACAAGGAAATCACCGAGACGATCCTCTACCCGACGCCCAACGCGGCGGCAAAGGCGTTGATGCCTGACAGCTACAAGAACAACCCGGTGATCTTCCCGCCTCCGGAAGCGCTCGCGAAATGCGAATATGCGCGCTTCAATCCCGAGTTGCAGCCGCTGTACGAGGAAGCCTTCACGCGGGTCCGGGCGGCCTGA